From the Falco biarmicus isolate bFalBia1 chromosome 19, bFalBia1.pri, whole genome shotgun sequence genome, one window contains:
- the LOC130141629 gene encoding inhibin beta C chain-like → MAARGAGPWLLLVAAAVLCAAAEPRCSACAGGAERRLLEEAAKRQLLEKLRLRERPRLAHAVPRAAVARALRRLQAGGARRGPDDEVEQGYEIISFAEPEPTSPSGLRLQFQFSRTQDQDVHILQAQLWLYLRVPRDLVASLTLRIFLAGGEGDLVGGNRTLLSERRLSTKGSGWRAFTLMPALQSFFGGEHRTLRLELESHGDEGDIMAIANASWSHQPFLVAKARVRETGHHVAKRSLRCSQNSNLCCRKDYYVDFRDIGWNDWIIKPEGYQINYCVGQCPLHVAGSPGMASSFHTAVFNLVKANNIQASGHSCCVPTRRRPLSVLYFDRNSNIVKTDIPDMIVDACGCS, encoded by the exons ATGGCGGCGCGCGGCGCGGGCccgtggctgctgctggtggcggCGGCGGTGCTGTGCGCGGCGGCGGAGCCGCGCTGCTCGGCCTGCGCggggggcgcggagcggcggctgctggaggaggcggCCAAGcggcagctgctggagaagctgcGGCTCCGTGAGCGGCCCCGGCTCGCCCACGCCGTGCCCCGCGCTGCCGTAGCCCGCGCCCTGCGGCGGCTGCAGGCGGGCGGTGCCCGCCGGGGCCCCGACGACGAGGTCGAGCAGGGCTACGAGATCATCAGCTTCGCGGAGCCAG AACCCACATCTCCCTCTGGCTTGCGGCTGCAGTTCCAGTTCAGCCGTACACAAGACCAGGACGTTCATATCCTGCAGGCTCAGCTTTGGCTCTACCTTCGAGTCCCCCGAGACCTGGTAGCCAGCCTCACCCTGAGAATCTTCCTTGCTGGTGGGGAAGGTGATTTGGTGGGGGGCAATCGCACGCTGCTGAGTGAGAGGCGCCTGAGCACTAAGGGCAGTGGCTGGCGTGCCTTCACCCTCATGCCTGCCCTGCAGAGTTTCTTTGGGGGAGAGCACAGGACCTTGCGGCTGGAACTGGAAAGCCATGGGGATGAGGGTGATATTATGGCAATAGCCAATGCCAGCTGGTCCCACCAGCccttcctggtggccaaggcaAGGGTACGGGAGACAGGGCACCATGTGGCCAAGCGCAGCCTCCGCTGCAGCCAGAACTCCAACCTCTGCTGCCGCAAGGACTACTATGTGGATTTCCGTGACATTGGTTGGAACGACTGGATCATTAAGCCTGAGGGCTACCAGATAAACTACTGTGTGGGCCAGTGCCCTCTACATGTGGCAGGCAGCCCCGGGATGGCCTCTTCTTTCCACACAGCTGTCTTCAACCTTGTCAAAGCTAACAACATCCAGGCATCAGGGCACTCTTGCTGTGTGCCCACACGACGCCGGCCACTCTCTGTCCTTTACTTTGATCGCAATAGCAACATTGTCAAGACTGATATCCCTGACATGATTGTTGATGCCTGTGGCTGTAGCTAG